GTACCACCATCTTTTTTTCATTGGATGACGAACCGATGGGACGACATTCTCCGATTAACACTCCCCAAAATAGTCATGGTTAGAGTTCTTCTCGTGCAACCAAAAGTCAGGGGGTTAGCTCGTTCCCGAGCGGCTCTCAAATAACGCTAAGGCAACAAGAGCGCTTCTCGCTCGCCAAGGATAAAGTCAGATAGTACAGTGAAAAAAGATGGTGGTACTTGAATACTGGAGTACTTGAATACTGGGGCGATCCAAATGGAATATCGAATTGTAACTGCAGAGCCAGAGCACTGCCCTCTCTTTCCAGAAATTGAGCATAGATGTGCTCAGGTGTTTGCAGAAGAAGATCTCCCAGAACCACTGCGATCGACACCAAACCCTGAAGCTATTTTTCGGGATGCTCAGGCAAATGGGCTCCTATGGGCAGTGGTTCATCAAACGAACATTCCAGTAGGCTTTTTACTGGCAGAGCTCGTCGACGGAAACTTCCATATTAAAGAAATGGATATTCATCCAGCTCATGCCCGCAAAGGCCTGGGAGGGAGCCTACTCGAGCATGTGTTCAATATTGCCAGTGAGCGAAACTTCTCCCATATCACTCTAACAACATTCAAACACCTACCATGGAACAAGCGCTTCTATCAAAAATACGAATTTAACTCACTCAATGATTCTGAGATGGGAGTCGAATTACGGGAGATCTTGCGTCAAGAAGAGGCGGCAGGACTGAGAAACCGAGTCGCTATGCGTCGAGAGATCACTACGTAACCCCTCCCCTCTTTCTCTTTCTTCTCCTCCACGTTCACTATTCGACCACAAATAAACTAACCTGTGAACACTCCCTTCGGGGGGTGAGGGTAGGCTAAGGAAACTGGTTCAGGAGATACCCGACCACGAGCACCTGGGGAACAGTAACGAGAGGAAGAAATAATGCAACACGCCAACCAATATTTACCCATAAAAGACCTATCTCAGTATAATCAGTAACAACCCCAGCCATTAAAAAGACAAATGGGTTTCCGAGCGTTCCAACTTGCTGGAAGATTTCAAAAGCGATTGGAGCGCTCCCCTCACTACATACTTCAATGAACGTAGCCGCGAGGAGCGTTAGTAGGAGGCCACCAAACGATGGTCCAAAATACGTCATAAAGATGTGACTGGGAACATAGGCTCCGATAAATGCAGCAAACAGAAATCCTATCAGAATCCACCACAGCACCATATTCGATAAGGACACGATTCCAGAGAGTACTCCCCTGACGCTGCGCTTCAGGTCGAAATGCCTGATCCGATCCCAAGAATAGTCCTCAAGCTCGACAGCAATAGGCGACTCCTCTATCAGCCCAAACTGCTCAAGCGCTAAAAAAATGAGCCCCGTTATCATCGCTATCAACATAGCAGCGCCGATGAATAACAAAGACTTCCAGCCAAAAAATCCAATCAATAAAAAAGTAATCGGAAGATTCGCCCACGGAGCCGCAAGCAAAACCGCCACTATCGCTGCATTACTCGCTCCCTTCTTATGCAGTTGAATCACAAGCGCCAGAATACCATGAGAACACGTCGATAAAAGGAATCCAGAAACCACAGCATAAAGCAGCGATTTGAGGGATTTTTGTCCTAAATACTTCGCTACAAACCCCTCAGGCACAAAGTAGTCGATTACTCCTCCCAGCAATAATCCAAGCAAAACTGCCCACCAAATCTTGGCTAAATAAGAAAGAAGACTCTCATGGAGCGGCTGGAGTATCGGAATAGGTAAAAATGAGCAAAGTAAAATACTCGTGAAAAGGAGTACGGTGATCTTCAGACGACGATCAAAGGAGAAAGATTCCCTTTCTTCATGGCAACATTCATGCGTCATAGTGCCTGTACCTCTGTTGCTCGAAGCATATACTTCTCCCTCAGTGCTCTTGTATGAGCAAGGTCTCACAATACACCGACTCCTTTCCCCTCTCCCTATCAAAATACTTATGCGATGAGTCACCACCGCAGATATGAAGGCTGCTCGCCCTCTCAGTCACGAAACGCAGGGCAAGAAGGATTCTCTATTACAGTCCGCCCACCTGAAGATGATTCCCAGCCACCTCCTCGGATAAAAGTCGATAAATCGAGCTTTTAAGGATGGTATGTTAGGCTAGGCACCGTCCGAGAAATAGTGCTCGGGAAGTTGTCTTGCGGCGAATCGACCGAGCAGCTAGTTTGAACCTACGTCGGAGGAACACTTATGGTCAGATGTCTTCAATCAACGCTATTCTTCTTGTTCTTAAGCCCTGCGCTCTGTCTTGGATTAGACCTCTATATTATGGGAAGTATGTGGGAGCCTAGCGATACCGAACGGACTTTCGGATACGGCGCTGGGGTCAGCCTCCCAATGATTACAGACTATCTCCGCCTTGATGGACGGGTGTATTTCTTTGAAGAGAATGATCAAGATAATGATGAGTCGTTTGAACTCATACCCGTTGATCTTGGATTACAAATTCACTTAGAGCCAGATAATGACTTTAATCCCTACCTCCTTGCCGGGATTTCCTACATGCTCGTCGATGGAGAGCAAGTCGATATTGATGATGATTTCGGCGGGTACTTCGGAGCCGGACTTGAATATGGCTTGAACAAGACTTTTCGACTTTTTGGCGAGGCCCAATATCGTATCGCCGAACTGGGAAGTGAACGAACACTATTTGATGATGTAAACGTAAGCGGTTTTGCAGCAAACTTTGGATTCAAAATACATCTGTAACAAAGAGCACTGGCTTAGCCTCCTAAAACAATCCTACCATGCGGATTGCAATACCAAGCATCGCTTCGGAGATGTCGTCAGTGCCCGACACTATCTCATGAAAATCAAATAATCTTCTTGATTATCTCACGGCTGCATCAGGAACTTTATCGAATACAAAGTTGAAATTTGCAGCATTAGACATATTAATAAATGCAGAGGCCAGAGTGCCACG
This genomic window from bacterium contains:
- a CDS encoding GNAT family N-acetyltransferase yields the protein MEYRIVTAEPEHCPLFPEIEHRCAQVFAEEDLPEPLRSTPNPEAIFRDAQANGLLWAVVHQTNIPVGFLLAELVDGNFHIKEMDIHPAHARKGLGGSLLEHVFNIASERNFSHITLTTFKHLPWNKRFYQKYEFNSLNDSEMGVELREILRQEEAAGLRNRVAMRREITT
- a CDS encoding ATPase, which codes for MTHECCHEERESFSFDRRLKITVLLFTSILLCSFLPIPILQPLHESLLSYLAKIWWAVLLGLLLGGVIDYFVPEGFVAKYLGQKSLKSLLYAVVSGFLLSTCSHGILALVIQLHKKGASNAAIVAVLLAAPWANLPITFLLIGFFGWKSLLFIGAAMLIAMITGLIFLALEQFGLIEESPIAVELEDYSWDRIRHFDLKRSVRGVLSGIVSLSNMVLWWILIGFLFAAFIGAYVPSHIFMTYFGPSFGGLLLTLLAATFIEVCSEGSAPIAFEIFQQVGTLGNPFVFLMAGVVTDYTEIGLLWVNIGWRVALFLPLVTVPQVLVVGYLLNQFP
- a CDS encoding porin family protein produces the protein MVRCLQSTLFFLFLSPALCLGLDLYIMGSMWEPSDTERTFGYGAGVSLPMITDYLRLDGRVYFFEENDQDNDESFELIPVDLGLQIHLEPDNDFNPYLLAGISYMLVDGEQVDIDDDFGGYFGAGLEYGLNKTFRLFGEAQYRIAELGSERTLFDDVNVSGFAANFGFKIHL